The genomic segment GCGCTGAATTTCCTGCAACTGCTTTCCGGCGTCGCGACCAAGGCCGGGGAGTACGCCGAGCGGGTTGCGGGAACACGGGCGCATGTGGTCGACACGCGCAAGACGGTTCCCGGACTGCGGCTGGCGCAGAAGTATGCCGTCCGCTGCGGTGGCGGCGGCAATCATCGCCTCGGTCTCTACGACGGAATCCTGATCAAGGAGAACCACATCCTTGCCGCCGGCAGCATCGCTGCCGCGCTGGCGGCGGCGAAGCAGGTCGCAGCCGCCAGCGGCGGGGTTTGCCAGTTCGTGCAGATCGAGGTCGAGAACCTCGACGAACTGCGCCAGGCGCTCGCCAGTGGTGCGGAGATGGTCCTGCTGGACAACATGAGCCTGGATCAACTGCGCGCTGCGGTGGCCGTTACGGCTGGTGGCGCGGTGCTCGAGGCGTCGGGCAACGTCAGCCTCGACACCGTCCGCGCAATCGCCGAGACCGGTGTGGACCGCATCTCGATCGGTGGCCTGACCAAGGATGTCCGGGCGCTCGATCTGTCCATGCGTTTCCAGGGCTGACCGGCCCACTGCAACACGCGGTGGACCGCAGGGGGCAGCGCCGCGCCAGCGGGGTGCCCCGTGCTGCCACCAGCGAGTTCAGCGGTGATATC from the Accumulibacter sp. genome contains:
- the nadC gene encoding carboxylating nicotinate-nucleotide diphosphorylase — protein: MNFAAMLEGEVERNVAAALAEDVGSGDLTAQLVPVAGIGRATVIAREDAILCGSAWFAACFRQLDPAVRIAWQAGDGERIRPGQPLCEVEGPARALLTGERSALNFLQLLSGVATKAGEYAERVAGTRAHVVDTRKTVPGLRLAQKYAVRCGGGGNHRLGLYDGILIKENHILAAGSIAAALAAAKQVAAASGGVCQFVQIEVENLDELRQALASGAEMVLLDNMSLDQLRAAVAVTAGGAVLEASGNVSLDTVRAIAETGVDRISIGGLTKDVRALDLSMRFQG